One part of the Oncorhynchus clarkii lewisi isolate Uvic-CL-2024 chromosome 7, UVic_Ocla_1.0, whole genome shotgun sequence genome encodes these proteins:
- the LOC139413672 gene encoding kelch repeat and BTB domain-containing protein 12-like, translated as MDLRAKHSLGLLDQLRKMRETEKLTDVVLVAEDISFPCHRVVLSAFSPYFRVMFTCGLRECSTREVFLRDTPADSLGLLLNYMYCSELPLNNANVQGVSVAAFLLQMDEVFNRCQSHMRENMDASNCLGVYYYARDLGAEELADHAQRYLRTHFVQVCMSEEILELEAHKLGALLSSDDLNVSREETILDVVLHWVRQDTLGDGVEYGRSRHLAELLRKVRLPLVAPDYLKEAMKRNMSLLADAECLEMMEEALEATGMHPAVAPRKLKLRYGMETTDLLLCIGNEGGGIRSRYGNYSERSFCYAPSTGRTYYITSPRYGDVLGVVCAGVVTEGNEIVVAGEAGVRKMARQTDRNVELFRYRVEAQGTWEHLSSAEYRDSYALGALGDTIYLLGGQMKLKNQYLITNCVERWSLQGGPWRSAAPLPMPLAYHSVVRLKDRLYVLGGRTPQSWRVDDEPDRLSNRLLEYDPETNKWTELGPMKHSKYRCSAVALNGEIYVMGGIGCDGVDRGQSRRCLDAVEIYNPDGDFWRDGPTMPSPQLSLRSNASNAGVVGGKLYVCGYNKGADCHEDIIKDILELDPWENCWTVVARHVLMHDAYDVCLVASLNPRELMSPPADLVTQ; from the exons ATGGATCTGAGAGCTAAACATAGTCTGGGTCTTCTGGACCAGCTGAGGaagatgagggagacagagaagctgACAGATGTGGTGCTGGTGGCTGAGGACATCAGCTTCCCCTGCCATCGCGTGGTCCTCTCAGCCTTCAGCCCTTACTTCCGGGTCATGTTCACCTGTGGCCTGCGGGAGTGCAGTACTAGGGAAGTATTTCTGCGTGACACCCCAGCCGATAGCCTGGGTCTATTGTTGAACTACATGTACTGTTCTGAGCTCCCACTCAACAACGCCAATGTACAGGGGGTGTCCGTTGCCGCCTTCCTTCTACAGATGGACGAGGTATTCAACCGCTGCCAGAGCCACATGAGGGAGAACATGGACGCTTCCAACTGCCTCGGGGTGTACTACTATGCCCGCGACCTTGGAGCCGAGGAGCTAGCCGACCATGCCCAGAGATACCTACGAACGCACTTCGTTCAGGTGTGTATGAGTGAGGAGATTCTAGAACTAGAGGCCCATAAGCTGGGGGCGCTGCTGAGCTCCGACGACCTCAACGTGTCACGGGAGGAGACCATCCTGGATGTGGTGCTGCACTGggtcagacaggacactctaggAGACGGGGTGGAGTACGGGCGGAGTAGACACCTGGCTGAGCTCTTGAGGAAGGTGCGCCTCCCCCTGGTGGCCCCTGACTACCTGAAGGAGGCCATGAAGAGGAATATGTCCCTTCTGGCAGATGCAGAGTGTCTGGAGATGATGGAGGAGGCTCTGGAGGCCACTGGGATGCACCCTGCAGTTGCTCCCAGGAAACTGAAGCTCCGATATGGAATGGAGACCACAGATCTGCTACTCTGCATCGGCAACGAGGGCGGAGGGATCCGATCGCGGTATGGAAATTATTCAGAACGCAGCTTCTGCTATGCCCCCTCCACGGGCCGGACCTACTACATCACATCCCCGCGCTACGGAGATGTTCTGGGAGTCGTGTGTGCCGGGGTCGTCACCGAGGGCAATGAGATTGTGGTGGCTGGGGAGGCAGGGGTGAGGAAAATGGCCAGGCAAACAGACAGGAATGTGGAGCTATTCAG GTACAGGGTGGAGGCCCAGGGGACCTGGGAGCACCTGAGCTCAGCTGAATACCGAGACTCATATGCACTGGGGGCGCTGGGTGATACTATTTACCTGCTGGGAGGCCAGATGAAGCTGAAGAACCAGTACCTCATCACCAACTGTGTGGAACGCTGGTCCCTGCAGGGTGGGCCCTGGCGTAGTGCCGCCCCGCTACCCATGCCACTGGCCTATCATAGCGTGGTGCGTCTGAAGGACCGTCTCTACGTGCTCGGGGGTCGAACTCCACAG TCCTGGCGGGTGGATGACGAGCCAGACCGCTTGAGCAACCGTCTGTTGGAGTATGACCCTGAGACAAACAAGTGGACAGAGCTGGGTCCCATGAAGCACTCTAAGTACCGCTGTAGTGCTGTGGCGCTCAATGGGGAAATCTACGTGATGG GGGGCATCGGCTGTGATGGGGTAGATCGTGGGCAGTCCCGTCGTTGCCTTGATGCTGTGGAGATCTACAACCCCGATGGAGACTTCTGGAGAGATGGGCCCACTATGCCCTCTCCGCAGCTATCCCTACGCAGCAATGCCTCCAACGCCGGAGTGGTGGGGGGCAAGCTATATGTGTGCGGATACAACAAGGGAGCCG ATTGTCATGAGGACATAATCAAGGACATCCTGGAACTAGACCCATGGGAGAACTGCTGGACCGTGGTGGCCCGCCATGTTCTGATGCATGATGCCTACGACGTCTGCTTGGTGGCAAGCCTCAATCCCCGGGAGCTCATGTCTCCCCCGGCAGACCTAGTAACTCAGTGA